The following are from one region of the Corylus avellana chromosome ca1, CavTom2PMs-1.0 genome:
- the LOC132179428 gene encoding V-type proton ATPase 16 kDa proteolipid subunit, with protein MSSFSGDETAPFFGFLGAAAALVFSCMGAAYGTAKSGVGVASMGVMRPELVMKSIVPVVMAGVLGIYGLIIAVIISTGINPKAKSYYLFDGYAHLSSGLACGLAGLSAGMAIGIVGDAGVRANAQQPKLFVGMILILIFAEALALYGLIVGIILSSRAGQSRAD; from the exons ATGTCTTCATTCAGCGGCGATGAAACGGCACCGTTCTTCGGCTTCCTCGGCGCTGCCGCGGCCCTCGTTTTCTCCT GTATGGGAGCTGCTTATGGGACAGCAAAGAGCGGGGTTGGCGTGGCTTCAATGGGTGTGATGAGGCCGGAGCTGGTGATGAAGTCCATTGTTCCTGTTGTTATGGCTGGAGTGTTGGGTATCTACGGCCTTATTATTGCCGTTATCATCAGTACTGGGATCAACCCAAAAGCCAAGTCATATTACCTTTTCGATGGTTATGCACACCTCTCGTCTGGTCTTGCTTGTGGTCTTGCTGGGCTCTCTGCTGGTATGGCGATTGGTATTGTTGGCGATGCTGGAGTTAG AGCCAATGCACAGCAGCCAAAACTTTTTGTTGGAATGATTCTCATTCTCATCTTCGCTGAAGCACTTGCCCTCTATGGCCTTATTGTCGGCATTATCTTGTCTTCTCGAGCTGGCCAGTCCAGAGCAGACTAA
- the LOC132167806 gene encoding NADP-dependent D-sorbitol-6-phosphate dehydrogenase-like yields the protein MAITLNSGFKMPVVGLGVWRVEDREMRDLIINAIKIGYRHFDCAADYKNEAEVGEVLAEAFQTGLVKREDLFITTKLWNSDHGHVVEACKDSLKKLRLDYLDLYLIHFPVATKHTGVGNTSSALDADGVLDIDTTITLETTWRAMEDLVSMGLVRSIGISNYDIFLTRDCLAYSKVKPAVNQIETHPYFQRDSLVKFCQKHGISVTAHTPLGGAAANHEWFGTVSSLDDPVLKGLAAKYKRTVAQIVLRWGIQRDTVVIPKTAKPERLEENFQVFDFELSKEDMDLIKSLDRKYRTNQPAKFWGIDLYA from the exons ATGGCCATCACACTCAACAGTGGGTTCAAGATGCCCGTAGTGGGTCTTGGTGTTTGGCGTGTCGAAGACAGAGAAATGAGGGACCTCATCATCAACGCAATCAAGATCGGTTATCGCCATTTCGATTGTGCCG CTGATTACAAGAATGAAGCAGAAGTTGGGGAGGTGCTTGCAGAAGCATTTCAGACTGGACTTGTGAAGAGGGAGGATCTTTTTATCACCACAAAG CTTTGGAATTCAGACCATGGACATGTTGTTGAAGCCTGTAAAGACAGCCTTAAAAAGCTTCGGCTAGATTATCTGGATCTGTACCTTATTCACTTTCCTGTAGCTACCAAGCATACTG GAGTGGGTAACACTAGCAGTGCTTTGGATGCTGATGGTGTGCTGGATATAGACACAACCATAACCCTGGAAACCACCTGGCGTGCTATGGAAGATCTGGTTTCAATGGGTTTAGTTCGCAGCATTGGGATCAG TAACTATGACATCTTTCTAACTAGAGATTGCTTAGCTTACTCCAAAGTGAAGCCTGCtgtgaatcaaattgaaacacaCCCCTATTTTCAACGCGATTCCCTCGTGAAATTCTGTCAGAAGCATGGGATTTCTGTCACAGCTCACACCCCTCTAGGAGGTGCTGCAGCCAACCATGAATGGTTTGGTACAGTTTCTAGCTTGGATGATCCAGTTCTCAAA GGATTGGCTGCAAAATACAAAAGAACTGTGGCCCAGATTGTTCTTCGATGGGGCATCCAACGTGACACGGTTGTCATTCCAAAGACAGCCAAACCGGAGAGATTGGAGGAGAATTTCCAAGTTTTTGACTTCGAGCTAAGCAAGGAGGACATGGACCTGATCAAAAGTTTGGACAGGAAATATCGAACCAATCAGCCTGCCAAGTTTTGGGGCATAGACCTGTATGCATAA